GATTAGGTGTTGGGATCCTAAGACCAAACCCGGTTCTGCTCTTAAATTGTTTCTTAATCTTTAATCTTAAAAGGTGGGGGCGGATAAACCCAAATGACATGAAGGATAAAAGCATGAAGGTGAAATCCAGGTAGAGAATGACGTCGACCAATTAAAAAATAGTGAGATCGGGGGTATTCGATAAGGTTATCTAAGTAAGGCATGGCGATTGGCGACACTGTCTGTGAGTATGCGGCAAGTGAAATATAAACACACCATACGGGACTTTTTTTGGTGTTGACAGCGACTTCGACATATTCAAATTAttgcaataataaaaatattaatagaattaaaattcagtaaataaaatatacatttgttaattttttattgtctTCAACGATAGGACATCCGTTCCCTCCAATAGATCGAATTTTAAATAAGtagattttaaatttgaattggaAAAATGTCATgcacattttttcttttaatcttctaattataattttatatatattaaatatactatttttagaatttttttaacacaatgacttaacattttaactttataaaaaaaagtcattttagttctccatttattttatttttttacatttttcagcacttaaacttgtattatttatcaaatcatcctaaaatagctaaaaaaaaatttaactcacaTGGCATCAATGTGTGCCAttagatattaattattttttaaaatttaaaatatgtttttaatactttttaatttttcaaaaatattttttaaaatttttaaaaatcaattaattgtTGGCGTGGCATCCACGTGTATGCTACGTCAGTAAAGTTAAAAAGAGCATtaatttttccatctattttaagggtaatttgacaAACAGtgcaagtttaagggctaaaagaggTGAAAAGTAAATGgagggctaaaataatttttttttgtaaaattgaaggactaaataaGTCATTGTGcctttttttttagcattatcTATGTTCATTTTACCGGTCATGTTTGATGTTTGGGATGCCTCTCCTAACAATCTGCTCCCCAAGGTTCGAACCCGCATTCTCTTCTTAGGAGTGCAACATGTCTTTATCATTACATCTAACAATTATTGgtaattgagattttttttaacaaaatataacaCATTTGGtaagtcaaaaaataaaatatgttccAAATGTTTTACTCTTTGCATgtttagaatttagtctttatacttttatttttaagaattttagtctttttacttttaGATTTCAACATTAAAATTCATTTGTCTACTGCCAAGGGAATAGTAGTTAAGTCTCTTGTTAGCACTTCAAATATTAAGGTTCAAACTTTGTTGTTGTTCATTTCTCTCCTCAATTTGTATTATGAATAAAAGAATTTAGGTCTATTTATTAgcactattaattttttattgaatttattaatgtaaaattttaatagggttaacgattaaattttcaatttttttcaaatttaaaaaaaaaagaattaactAAATATACGAAGATTACATGAATTTACTAAAAACTTGTTGAAGTGGAAAATGCTATGCATCAAAAGCATATCTCGCATGCATGAATTGTGTTCTCCTATACTATTTTGGATACCTAAGTGCCTTACATCAAAATAGTTCTATCACTTACGAATGGTTTTCTTTAACACCTATTCAAATTATGTTATCTCgtctttaatattgtataaaagaAATTGTTATACCTCAAGCGTTGAATATATTTTATGCCATGGAAAAAAAAGAACATTGCCAATAAGAAGGGAGTATCCTCACAATGTCATTGGTAACAACCATTATATTCACATAGATCAAATCTTATTaatgttttcaatttttcaaagtcaataATTCTAAAGATAATTACATTGAGTGTATCCAAGCCATACTCTAACTTCATTCTATATCCCAGCTTACCAATGAGGCAATCATGATATAATGGATAGGTTTCAAGTCCTTTTTCTCCTATAAATATTTTCTCTTCTAAGATAAAGAAGAAAGACATCATATACTGAATActctacttaaaaaaaattttaaacctcCATCATCAATAACTTTCCGCATAACCTACAATATAAACCATTACTATTTATCTTAAAAGTTTGtataacttaattattataacaaagataaaagaaaatattctattattcctaatttataataaatatttatattttttttatgattaataaaTGTATCTTCTATATGCAAACAATAAATAtagatgtgataaaataataataaaaaatatatataggatcctaaatttttagaattaattataACCTAGGTGAATGATCTTTATTTTTGTTAGGtggaattctattttattttatttttttgacatgAAAAGTCCATGCATTTCTTTTTTTGACTGAAAAATTTCAAGCATCTCATTAAAACATCAAACGGTACATAATATAAAGGCTCAAAGTCCAAAAAAATAGGACACTTAGCACAAGACCAAACAAGCCCAGCCCAAACCCACGAGAAACAAACCCTAGACACCTCAAGGGAAGATGAAGGggtgcttttttttttataaaaataatattaaaaataaattaattacgaaaataatatgaaaaataaattaattacagaaatgagatgtttttttatagaaaatatagGTGCCAGTCTGACTGGTTGGGGTATCActttttttaactaattttttatttgtgtTACCTGACACACTATCGACATTGAATTGAAGTGtgataaaaaaccataaaagaCTCGATATGAAAATTTTTCCTTTAAATTGGctgttgaaaaaaaaaacttaaggaTGCACCAAACATGACACAAGGGATAATTGCTTCATAAACtctttcttatttattattttctttttaaaatcgtgtaacaaatgatatttttatcaataaatgttaaacttatttaattgtttttaataataataattaatttaatttaataattgagaGGACTAATTTGATCTGACGATTATAATAAAaggatttataaatttattttcgtaattaattaattaattaattaatatattttttttataaaacaagccAAAGAAAGAGTGTAATGAGATAAGTGAGgtggaaattttaaagaaagggtagAAAGTAGTGAAGAAACAACAACCACAAGTACTGTTTTTAGATACATATATGTTGTTTGGATTTTGTTTGTGTGATGGAAATATACCTACTAAATATCACATTCTAAATATACGATTTGACGTATGAAGAGTGATATGGTCTGTCTGTTTAAGAATGATGGAAACATGGTGTCCACGTTTGTGTCTTTAATTTatccaatttttataaaaacTATTATATATTCACTAAACGTATTTAATTTATTACATTATAGTTATTATTCgagaaaataactttaaaatgccaaaaattaaaaataaatatcagattagattttttttttgaaaaattacaagacTAAGCTCGATGAGGATTTGACTAAAGTCTAAAGAGAACAACATGCTCAGGCATACATCCTTATGATTATCTAGGGTCTCCTGATGCCCGATAAGTCACGAAATCTCATCCATTTAAGGTGACTTCTAAAACTCGTTGACTTTAAAGAAGCGGGCAAACTCAGTTGGGGCAGTCGTGTTGACGACTTTGTACAGGGAGATGTCTTGAGTGACCAAACCGCACAAAATCAAAATCGATGGTTGCATGCTTCAACTACAATAATGGGTGCAACACCGACTGCCAATTTTACATTCTTGAGCGGACTACCCTTATATATTCTCACTCATAACAAGGTAAAATCCATTGGATAATATATTTaccataataaattaatttaaaatttaaattgttgcGTTAACATATTATCTCAATAGGTGGAACCATGGACCAAGTGTTCCACAGACCAAGTTATGTCACTAACTGATGAGCTTCGAGATATGTGGCTTCTGTTAAACCAACTCTCAGAAGCGGaggtatgtattttttaaatttgaattatataatattaacgtaattcatttaaaaattagtagtatataaataattaatttttttattattttaatatagtttgaatggacgCATTACTATGATCCGATAATTCAAGAATGCATATCGTCGAAATTCTTGGTCAATCCCAACATTTGGCACGTGAATGTGCCATTAGTAGTGTACACTTCTGTGGAGCTGAACGAGTTAGATAGAGTGCTGCGGCAATTCAGGTTCAGGCAATCGATTTCACCGACACCCCAAGACATCGAAGATCTGTATCATATTGACTTGCGGGGAAGAACGAATGGGTATTGGACTAAATTCCACACGCAATATATCAACATCTGGAGCAATAGGTACGAGTTTTTACATACTCGCGACGCCATTGTCACTTCTAAATTAGCCTGCTATCCGgagtacatgccatggtttaatGTCCATGGCAAGTCATATCTGCTAGGTGAAGAGGCAAGGGGTAGGCAACCATATACGAAAAGACTACGACGGACACCTAGGAGCCAAGACGAGGAGGCTACGACGGAGCTGCAGAGGCGGGGCCATTGTCTACACCTAAGTAAGAACTGACACTAATGGCCGCACCAACCCCCGGTCAATATGACTCAACTTATTCTGGTGTTTATACTAACCCTGTCTTTTTTACACAAGTACCACATATTGTAACACATTTCTCTGCTTTTACTTCGATGTCAGGTTTTGCTTATGAACCTCCATCCCCGGCATCTTCCATGTCGATGCCATTGACGTTTCCAATGACGACGATGTTGATGACGACATATAGGCCATCTATGTTTGGAATATCGACCGAGAGTTCGATCGTTATGCCATTAGTTTATGGGACACAATATAGTTATACCCCTACGCGGATGGTGTCGTAAACACCTCCGGGATCATTGTTCTACCAAGGTGAACCATCTTTGCAACCACTTATTCCTAGATCGGAGGATACACAATGGCAACCGGTCGCAATCAACTATAGACAAAGGCGAAGAAGATGAGAGGCCGAGACCACAACCTGTACTAGAGGTTGAACCAAGAAGGAATTTCACTCGCAATCGTTGACCACCCGATATGGCACACATTATGACCAGGGATtggattgatttattttatttttgtacctgtcatgtaattttttaaataaatatgaaatgttttAATTGTATCGATGTTGTACatccttatatttttaaataaatatagtttttaCATCAAAATTGGTTGTCAttgtcttttcatattattaaatagCATTTTTCCTCTAGTAATTTCAACTACAAACTTTTCCTCACTCAACCATCATATATCCCAAGATTATTGTGATATATTTTCTCAACAAATATCAATGTTTGAAAATAATGCACTACAAATAACGATCAAAACTCAATTACAATTTGAATATTATTAACTTTAcatctcaaaaaattataaaatatatataaaaaactttaaaaaataaaaaaaaactacaaaaacTTAAACCTAAAATCCACAAAACCCTAaccctgtttttttttttaaattaaacccTAGCCCTAGAAGGACGGACAAGAAAAACACTTCCAACTGAATGCGTTTTTTCTGCAAATCAGCTGAAAACACTTCTAGTTGGAAAATACACTTCCAGCTAGAAGCGTTTTTGTAAAATCGACCTAGTCccgtaatttttcaaaaaaatgacttaatataataaaaaaattttaatttcaatatttttaggaAATTCAACCTTATTATTCACTCATTAATTCTTATAAAAGATGTAAATGTAAGCAGATGTGATTGGTTAATTCATTTATACTTCTACATATGGATGTCACATAAATTCCACATAGGattgattgattttatttttgttattttattttaaaacactaaatataaaatttttctgTTTCCTTTTTACTCATTTTTTCTGGAGTTTAATTGTGCGCACATTTAATGAgacataaaagattaagtgatgagcatataataatattttaatatttgatgatCAAAACGTAAACATAGATAAGTATAAGTGATCAAACTTGTactttacccttttatttttcttcttaaaaATGAAATCAAATGAGCGCCATGTATGAGATTTTGTCTCATTTCATCGCAACATCTGTTCATGATTTCACGTGCATGTAGAAATTGACGAAACTGCCCCAATCAAGTGGTGGACAAATCtagatatatttatattattatttattaatataattgagttaatttttttgataaaaaaaattaaaaatcactattttttacataaaaatcactaattttaatttttttataatatgagtatttttattttttaaaatctgtaaaataattaaattcaaaataaattataacaaaatttcactcctaataatatttatattatattttagagATTTAAATATTTTGACAAAAGCCTATCCTAAAGATAGATAGGGTACTCATTGAGATCAATtatttacataaatatattttttggataattaaatatttcttttatatttgttttattattcatAAAGGCTTTTTTAGGATTTACAATTATCCTTCCCAATAATATTTTATctagtatttaaaaaatatttttaaaatttttattaatgaaagcaattttttatatttatttatcaatcatatttttttaaaaaaaataaaattattttttaaaagtaaaaagggTAAATTCAGTCAAATGTTACTAAACTATTAATAGGTTTACGTTTTggtcaataaattttaaaaagttacaaatggTTACTAatttattagtaagtttatattttggtcacttaacttcaaaaagttacaaaatggtcattaaattatttgaaagttttcatttaagtcactaagctACTAAAATATTTGTTGTATAACATTCTCTGTTTGCACCACCTACATTAGTCGAAAGCCCTCATTTCCCTTCTCTTCATGAAATAGTTTTGAATGTTACGAATCTATAAACTAAAATCCAAGCAGCTTTTTTCTTCGATTTTCGATACTAACCTTCAAATCGACTTTAATCTAAGGTACGTTCTTCTACTTGTTGATGGGTACTAATCCATCATACCTATTGACAAATCTTCACTTGGAGCTTACTagttggatttttttaaaaaaattgaatagcccaatgacttaaataaaaaattccatataattcaatgacttaaattaaaactttcaaatagttcagtaaccattttgtaattttttgaagttgagtgaccaaagtGTAAGCTTACTAATATTTGAGTGACCTCGGTTGcagtttaccctaaaaataaaaatattttcgcAAACCAAAGACCCAGAAAATTTCCAATTTCACGGATCAAATCATCCCGAAAAATCTGGATGAGGAAGTTTCAGAACCCTCAAGTATAAGGAATCATTGGGCCGGCATCTAGAATTCTCGTTATTTGCAACAACTAAGCGAAGCGAGACAAAAATGGCGACTTCAGCCATGTCGGAAAAACGGGTCGTCCTGCTCTGCGGCGACTATGCCGAGGACTATGAGGTTATGGTCCCTTTCCAGGCTCTGTTGGCTTATGGTATATCAGTGGACGCTGTTTGTCCCGGCAAGAAGGCCGGCGAAACTTGCCGCACCGCTATTCATCAACTTTCCGGCCATCAGGTTACTTACCCTTTACTTTACGTTTCATTATTGGGATTTCTTATTGCATTTTTAAAGctattttcttttatctttctgGGTTTAATTTTCACCAGACCTATACCGAGATCCGTGGTCACAATTTCACACTAAATGCATCATTTGAAGATATAGACCATACTAAATATGATGGTTTAGTTATAGCCGGAGGACGAGCTCCTGAATATCTTGCTATGGATGCATTTGTATTGAACATGGTTCGCAATTTTGTTAATTCTGGAAAGCCTGTTGCTTCAATTTGTCATGGTCAATTGATATTAGCTGCTGCCGGGGCAGTTGGTGGTCTAAAATGTACTGGTTTCCCTGCTGTTGGACCTACACTTATTGCTGCTGGTGCATTGTGGATTGAACCTGATACTTTGGCAGCTTGTGTTGTTGATGGTAATATCATTACTGCAGCTACTTATATTGGTCATCCCGAGTTTATCAGGTTGTTTGTGAAAGCATTAGGGGGCACCATATCCGAATCGAACAAAAGGATCCTATTTCTTTGTGGGGTAACTTCTCTTCAATGAATTCTaggaaaattatttttgtttatcaTGACTTCTAGAGAATTGAGTAATATTCTGAACAATGGGATTAatgatatatttatgtatatatatgtaaatgcaTGTGTGTGTGTACATACTTACACATGCACATCTTTATGCCTATGTTACCTGTTAGAGGTGGTACAAATGTTTGTAAAAGTATCCTGGAAGCTCttgtactaggagtcagattgcgTTTTGCTTCtcctactcaaaaaatgggcaatttaatccttgtacttttaattgaaaggaccagtttgctctttgatctaaagtatagggactaatttgttcatttttttagtagagagggCAACATGCAATATGACTCCTAGTATAGGagtctccatggtacttttacctagtGGTTAACATTCTCCTTTTGGCTGTTTGAAGTTAGATTGGTTGTTTAGCTATCTCACCTTTCGTGTATGCAGTCTTGAAGTGCTTACATGTAGTCTGATTTTTAGTTCATATGGAAGCATGCATATTAAGGTGGTTGATTATTGTCATAATTGTCTATACACATTGGTAAATGATAAATGTAAGTTCCACCTTTCATCATTTGAGTCTCAGCTTCTGTAATCCCTTCCTCTATCCCGTAGCCTCCGCTGTACAAATAATGATATCGATAAATGAAGTTTTAGAAAGAAACATGCTTGGTCATTGATATCTTAAAAACGTTGCTTCTCTTGTTTGCAGGATTATATGGAAGATTATGAAGTAACTGTGCCTTTCCAATCACTTCAAGCTCTAGGCTGCCATGTAGATGCAGTTTGTCCTAAGAAGAAGGCTGGCGATTTGTGTCCAACTGCTGTCCATGATTTCGAAGGTGACCAAACTTACAGCGAGAAGCCAGGTCATGATTTTACTCTAACAGCCAACTTTGAGGACATAGATGCCTCAAGTTATGATGCTCTTGTCATCCCTGGGGGTCGGGCACCAGAATATTTAGCGATAGATGGGAAAGTGATTGATATAGCGAAGCATTTTATGGAGTCCGAGAAACCGGTTGCATCCATTTGCCATGGACAGCAGATTTTAGCTGCTGCTGGCGTTCTCAAGGTAGTATTCCTGAGTGACATTGATTGATTGCTAGTTTTGCCAATTCATTTACATACATACGCAGGTACATATATTACAGGGATGCTACATTTTATACGGGTCATTCTAAGTTAGCATACATACATACTACACACATCACTATTACATAAATACATTGTTTCTTATCCGATTTTGATGGCATACATCACATCTTCAAGATTTAATTGTTcaaaaccataaattttttatatgatgACTGCAAAATTATGTTGTTCacgggtaaaagtaccatggaggcccttgtaTTAGGAGCTAGATTTCTTTTTTCCTCATTACTCagaaaatgggcaaattaatccCTGTATGCTAGAGTAAACGGGTCCTGTTTCATCCTTTTTACTGGTAAAAATTGGCCCTTGTGTGTCAGCATGAGGTACAAGTACGTCATTTGTTAGTTatgctagtttttaacaataaaatggatgaaatttttaacaaaaaggattAGTTTGCTTTTTTATCTAACGTAAAGGGGTTAATTTGCCCATTATTTGAGTAAAAAGGGCAATAGTATAAGGGCCTTCTTGGTACTTTCCCATTGTTCAGAATTTTGTTAACACAAACTTATGTTTTGAGCATTccatgattgttttttttttttgtccgTTTTGTGATTAAGGGGAAGAAATGTACCGCATACCCAGCTGTGAAACTGAACGTGGTGTTGGCCGGAGCAACTTGGTTAGAACCTGAGCCTATAGATCGATGCTTCACTCATGGAAATTTGGTTACTGGAGCAGCTTGGCCAGGACACCCTGAGTTCATTTCTCAATTAATGGATTTGCTGGGTATTAAGGTTTCCTTCTAGTTGATCTGCTTTGCAAGCTCTGTGCATGCGCAATGTGGCAAATACTGTAAAATCTATATGAATGTGTGCAACTGGTATCTTCCCTCGTTTGTAACAGGTTTTTCTGTGTGCCGAAGAGATGGTTATGGTTATGGATGTCTCTAGCTTTGtggaataaaaatgaaaacagcTTGATTTGATATTTTGTTCATAAGATGAATCTATCATGTCAATGACTTGCGTAGTAGGGTTGAAAACATTTTGTGAAGAAATCTCGTGATTGGATTATAGTGATCCAGcactcaaataaaaaaatatatggtcaaattttgttattagacTT
The Gossypium hirsutum isolate 1008001.06 chromosome A07, Gossypium_hirsutum_v2.1, whole genome shotgun sequence genome window above contains:
- the LOC107899375 gene encoding protein DJ-1 homolog D, yielding MATSAMSEKRVVLLCGDYAEDYEVMVPFQALLAYGISVDAVCPGKKAGETCRTAIHQLSGHQTYTEIRGHNFTLNASFEDIDHTKYDGLVIAGGRAPEYLAMDAFVLNMVRNFVNSGKPVASICHGQLILAAAGAVGGLKCTGFPAVGPTLIAAGALWIEPDTLAACVVDGNIITAATYIGHPEFIRLFVKALGGTISESNKRILFLCGDYMEDYEVTVPFQSLQALGCHVDAVCPKKKAGDLCPTAVHDFEGDQTYSEKPGHDFTLTANFEDIDASSYDALVIPGGRAPEYLAIDGKVIDIAKHFMESEKPVASICHGQQILAAAGVLKGKKCTAYPAVKLNVVLAGATWLEPEPIDRCFTHGNLVTGAAWPGHPEFISQLMDLLGIKVSF